From Lolium perenne isolate Kyuss_39 chromosome 5, Kyuss_2.0, whole genome shotgun sequence, a single genomic window includes:
- the LOC127298625 gene encoding protein WHAT'S THIS FACTOR 1, chloroplastic, which produces MGLAMAPSSLSFLSAQPLHPRRLHRQSAAPTPTVRCAAKAAADAPALRPLPPPKLVRCPALDRQAARANRLRFARKLLTLLLSKPRGFLPLRVLRRCRGFLGLPRRRPLVPFVLRYPTLFRLFQAPTSSPLSPSLSTLAVGLTPAAHALAADLAALRGADLAPLLAAKLHRLLLMTPHRSLLVSKLAHIAPDLGLAMDFRATLCPRHPDLFAFHGHALQLADPPPPPPAPLPPPLRPAAQTGRLIDRPRRFPHLPLRRGLNLRRAHRDYLLRFHSLPEVSPFEPLPQDASPEMAERRACAVLREVLAMTVEKRTLVDHLTHFRRDFGLPNRLHALLVRHPELFYVSIKGVRHSVFLVEAFDDDGRLLVEDALLVGRDRLEELVREGKRIRRADRNGVFAVDGDSDEDDEGDDNVADVFSSEVDGDFADLFEDSVAGEDWNVVGDGGGIEGGDEDDAESDAMEEFWVKKAVAQGLVDSGSEHDVW; this is translated from the coding sequence ATGGGGCTCGCCATGGCGCcctcctccctctccttcctctccGCGCAACCCCTCCAcccccgccgtctccaccgccaaagCGCCGCCCCCACACCCACCGTCCGGTGCGCCGCGAAGGCGGCCGCGGATGCGCCGGCCCTGAGGCCCCTGCCGCCACCCAAGCTGGTCCGCTGCCCGGCGCTGGACCGGCAGGCGGCGCGTGCGAACCGGCTTCGCTTCGCCCGCAAGCTCCTCACCCTGCTGCTCTCCAAGCCGCGCGGCTTCCTGCCGCTCCGCGTCCTCCGCCGCTGCCGCGGCTTCCTCGgcctcccgcgccgccgcccgctgGTCCCCTTCGTGCTCCGCTACCCGACCCTCTTCCGCCTCTTCCAGGCCCCCACCTCCAGCCCCCTCTCGCCCTCCCTCTCCACCCTCGCCGTCGGCCTCACCCCCGCCGCCCACGCGCTCGCCGCCGACCTCGCCGCCCTGCGCGGGGCCGACCTCGCCCCACTCCTCGCGGCCAAGCTCCATCGCCTCCTCCTCATGACCCCCCACCGCAGCCTCCTGGTGTCCAAGCTCGCCCACATCGCCCCCGACCTCGGCCTCGCCATGGACTTCCGCGCCACGCTCTGCCCCCGCCACCCGGACCTCTTCGCCTTCCACGGCCACGCGCTCCAGCTGGCCGAccccccgccgccgccccccgcgccgctgccgccgccgctccgccccGCCGCCCAGACCGGCCGCCTCATCGACCGGCCGCGGAGGTTCCCGCACCTCCCGCTTCGCCGCGGGCTCAACCTCCGCCGCGCGCACCGGGACTACCTCCTGCGCTTCCACAGCCTGCCCGAGGTCTCCCCGTTCGAGCCATTGCCTCAAGACGCCAGCCCGGAGATGGCGGAGCGCCGTGCCTGCGCGGTGCTGCGGGAGGTGCTGGCCATGACGGTGGAGAAGCGCACGCTGGTGGACCACCTCACGCACTTCCGCAGGGACTTCGGGCTGCCCAACCGGCTGCACGCGCTGCTGGTGCGCCACCCTGAGCTGTTCTACGTGAGCATCAAGGGCGTGCGGCATTCGGTGTTCCTGGTGGAGGCGTTCGACGACGACGGGAGGCTTCTGGTGGAGGATGCGTTGCTCGTTGGCAGGGACCGGCTGGAGGAGCTTGTCCGGGAGGGCAAGCGGATCAGGCGGGCTGACAGGAATGGTGTGTTTGCGGTTGATGGCGATAGTGATGAGGATGATGAGGGAGATGACAATGTAGCAGATGTTTTTTCGTCTGAGGTGGATGGTGATTTTGCAGACTTGTTTGAAGATAGTGTCGCTGGGGAGGACTGGAATGTGGTGGGTGATGGAGGTGGGATAGAGGGGGGCGACGAAGATGATGCCGAATCGGATGCTATGGAGGAGTTTTGGGTGAAGAAGGCTGTGGCACAAGGGCTGGTTGACAGTGGCAGTGAACATGATGTTTGGTGA